Proteins encoded together in one Branchiostoma lanceolatum isolate klBraLanc5 chromosome 11, klBraLanc5.hap2, whole genome shotgun sequence window:
- the LOC136444315 gene encoding histamine N-methyltransferase-like, giving the protein MVKVGGLINRSLGRYLAGFRAFAAAFETSKEIYYNSYDSKVPDSTLCGSGVDVRVLGIGSGAGGIDCVILRNLLQRHSGVYNRVIEPSKDMIEQYKALLGKNTGLSSVKFDWRQQTAEEYFQAKADTQFNLIHAIHALYYVEDINAALRNMWEQLADGGYMLVAMESDESDWGKLQHKLWEEFGRGDRLASPFRMSGDIKQWLDTKGISFVTSTDETRLNVSKCFKEHSETGNLLLDFLTKTPYVADEPEVNSMVLDYIRRNSSEVDDKMLFQSITETIVAFKRCSEEK; this is encoded by the exons ATGGTGAAGGTCGGAGGGCTGATAAATCGCTCACTGGGGCGGTATTTGGCTGGATTTCGGGCGTTCGCGGCAGCGTTTGAGACAAGCAAGGAGATCTACTACAACTCGTATGACTCAAAGGTGCCGGACTCTACACTGTGTGGGTCGGGAGTCGACGTGCGTGTGCTGGGGATAGGGAGTGGAGCAG GAGGCATTGATTGCGTCATCCTGAGGAACCTTCTGCAACGTCACAGCGGCGTGTACAACAGGGTAATAGAACCATCGAAGGACATGATTGAGCAATACAAG GCACTGCTGGGTAAGAACACGGGCCTCAGCTCTGTGAAGTTTGACTGGCGGCAGCAGACTGCAGAAGAGTACTTCCAGGCAAAGGCAGACACACAGTTCAACCTCATCCATGCGATACACGCTCTGTACTATGTGGAAGATATTAACGCCGCCTTGCGGAACATGTGGGAACAGCTTGCAGATGGTGGCTACATGTTGGTCGCCATGGAGTCAG ATGAAAGTGATTGGGGGAAACTTCAACACAAGTTGTGggaggagttcggccgaggtgACCGTTTGGCTTCGCCATTTCGTATGTCCGGTGACATCAAACAGTGGCTTGACACGAAGGGCATCAGTTTCGTCACTTCGACGGATGAAACGAGACTGAACGTCTCAAAGTGTTTTAAAGAACACTCCGAAACTGGAAATTTACTTCTCGACttcctgacaaaaacaccctaTGTTGCCGATGAGCCAGAAGTTAATTCAATGGTCCTGGACTACATTCGGCGTAATTCGTCAGAGGTCGATGATAAGATGCTCTTCCAATCAATCACTGAAACTATTGTTGCCTTCAAACGTTGCTCGGAAGAAAAGTAA